Below is a genomic region from Syngnathus typhle isolate RoL2023-S1 ecotype Sweden linkage group LG3, RoL_Styp_1.0, whole genome shotgun sequence.
tcgcaccggagtataagtcgcaccagccataaaatgcccaaaaaagtgaaaaaaaaaacatatatatgtatacaagtcgctcctgagtataagtcgccccccccacccaaactatgataaaaccgcgacttatagtccgaaaattacggtaatcttgATTGTTgttacaaataaacaaaaaccgaTCGACAGACAGACTGATTTAATGACGGACAGACGCACCGACAAGATGATGGGGAAGAGGGAGGTTAAGCCACATCCATCttgtttgtccccccccccccccgcctctccTCCTATTTGACCCTCCCCCTCCCTGTGTGCTGCAGTgtgcagatttttttccaaGCGGAACTCCTTTGTCATTTTTATGCTTGTGTCCCTCTCTCTGCCATGCCACCGTCTAGCATGCTATCGCTTTTTGTTTGAAGGAGTCGGGGAACAAACCTCCAGTGGTAATGTATAACAGCTCGCCTTTGcggttaacccccccccccccatcaccaccaccaccccaacCCACCAAGTCATCTAACCGCCACCCCACCTATAACTTTGAGCTCCCACAACAAACCTGCTGGAATGAAACTTTTGGCAGTTAGTCAGTGTCTATGCTTTTGCTACatccttaactttttttttttcttcatgttttagtttttcttttgctCTGCTTTTTGAAAGCTGTCTGCACCCCGTGTTTGATGTGCGCTTATTTTGTCACGCTTTCTGCCCTCAACATTAGGCACACTTGTCCAATGTGTGAAAATTCCGGGAATCCCGCTCCAATTGGATTTTCATTTGAATTGCAAACCCCCAAATTTGGAACGAATTGAGATTGtgccggtgtacctaatggagtggctGTTAAGGGtacattttctttctcttcctctGGGCTTTTTTCTTGCCGTGGCTTTGCAGCTTGATTTCTTTCTTTGGTTTTAATCACACCATCCCTCACTGCTTCTAAGTCCTAACATGCTCATGTGGATGTCTTTGGTCTCTGCTCCTCCGTTAGATTCGCTACAGGAAGGACAAAGTGCAGTCGAAGCTGACTCCCACCTTCCCCCTGGTCAGCGCGGTCAAAGATCTGGCTAACGGCTGCGCTATAGCTGCTGTGCTGCATTTCTATTGCCCAGGGTTGCTGCCTCTCgagggtacacacacacacacacacacgcatcatcAATATCTACCTCCTGGCACATCGATAAGAAAGCAGGATTCAATATTATTTCTCTATCAGATGTATGTCTGAAGGACACCATGTCAGTGGCCGACAGTCTTTACAACCTGCACCTGATTAAAGAACTTTGTGAGAGCAGTTTGCAGAGCTGCTGCCTTCTTTCCCCGGAAGATCTTCTCTATGCTCCACCTCTTTTGCATGTAAGTTTTTTTGAAACTCCCCAATGGTCAACACACTCCTAGAAATCATCCTTTTTGATTAATGGGACACAGATCTGCATAGCAATGAAAGGAAATACTCTAGAAGTGACTTAGGATTGAATCCGAATTGCCATGACAATGAGAAAGACCTGCTAACGTTACATGGAGATAGTTTTGAAAGCATATTCAATTCTAGGATGGCAAATCCATTGTTTTGGTCTCCTCAGCTGAACATCATGAGCTTTGTAGCTGAGCTGCTGGAGTGGTTTGAGGTCAAGAAACCCGATTTTGTTCAACCGATACAAAGCATTGACCTGACCGGtgagttgtgtgtttttttttaataaccctCCATCTCAATTTCTAAGTTGCACCTCTTCCATGTCTTTCAGATGTCTCTAGTTTAGCGTTCTGTACCAGTCCTGTTAGTGGAAACAGCAACAGGTAGAAAACAATGTTGGTTCAGTGCAGAATCCCATCAACTATGTTCTCGCCAACACTTTTTTATCGAATTCTATTCCAGCGGGTTCATCTTCAAACACCCTTTTGTGACCGTCCCTTCTCCGCTATCACCTGGTAAGACACACGCAAAAAAATTGGGACAAATTCCCTTATCAATTGATTCTGTCGCCAAATcgcatttaatcatttttttatttttgtggaaTGCATCCATCTGAtgcaaatttgaggtttttagaaatatttttagaaGTTATTTACTGTATACTCACTTTTTGTAATGCCGTCGGAGAGCGCCCAGTCGCCATTTATTgaacgctaaaaaaaaaaaaaacggcaaaaCACTAAAACCCAACCGACACTCATGCACTAACTGCTGTCGACCGCAGCTCACGCCCAGATGTTCACACACAGATCGAACCATGTCACCAGCCAGCACTGCTCGCAATTTTTAGTGTGTCTTCACGATGGTCCTTACATATTGCTTCTCTTGTGATTGTACCTCCTTCCAGAAAACAAAACCTGGACAAAGAAACAAATAAGGTACACACTTGCTGGATTTGTTCTATTTTTTATAGTCACTCTGCTATTGTGTTCATACTTTGCCTTCATTGTCTATAACCGTCTTAATTTGGCTTCTGTGGTCTCACTGCATTCACCGCATCTTCAAAAACCCCGCCCCCTGCAGTCATCCTCTGTCCGCAGCGACTTTCAGCATCCCATTTGGGCTGGACAGTGATGTTGATATTGTCATGGGCAACCCGATAGATTCTGTCTTTCGCTCTGTCAGCACGGACAGCCTGGGCGCCGGCATCCCCGCAACGACCACGCTGGCGGGGATAACTTGCATACCGTACGGCCCCCCGGTTAGCGCTTCAGCGCCGTCGCGGGGGTCTTCCTGGGGCCCTTATGTGCACCCGGCGCCCCTGGGAGAGCTGCCCACTGTGGAGGAAGCGTTACAGGTGCCTCCCGGCGCGAAAGATCGGAACAAGGGAAGGACTGCGGTGAAAGATGTTTTGACAGCAAGACCGGAATCGAGGTTATGTCCCGAGGGCGCCCCTGCTGTTTTTTTCCTGCACTCCCCATTGGAGGACAATCCTCAGCTCAGTCATTCTGCCCCCTGCCGCTCGGGAGACATTTATCGGCCGGTTTGCGGAGAGGCGAGTAGAGGTGAGAGGAAGGCGAGGCAAACCAATGGCGCGCCACGCGACCATGACGGCAGCGTTGATTCATCGGAAGCGTTTGATGACACCCCCAGAAATGCCCCTGGTAATATGCGACCCGGTAAAAGTCATCAGGGAGACCACAGCCCACGCATGACAAGCTTTGCAGAGCAACGGGACGGCAAAAGAAGACATCCCGTAGCTTCTGGGGAAGACTTTGCCTCTACCCCGACACCAACGACGCCCGGAACGCCGCTCACTCCCTGCACACCAGCAGGAACTCAGAGTCAGAAGGACAACCCGGGCTTTAAAGTTCCCGAGACGGGTTCCGAGGCCGGGGAGCTGGGAGCTCGTTTGGAGGAAAAACGCAAAAGCATCGAAGCTCAAAAGAGACGAATCGAGGCCATCTTTGCCAAGCACAGACAGAGGCTCGGAAAAACAGCTTTCCTCAAAATGAAACGAGAACAAGGCGAGGGTGGGGGAGAGGGAGCGGATGAGGACAACGTCTCTCTGGAGGAGCGCCTCGCTCGCATTGAGGAGCAGCTGaaaaaggaggaagagaaggaaaAGACAGAAAGGGCGGTAGAGAAGGAGAAAGCCAAGCCATCCGTCTCCAACGCTCCACGGCTGGAGAAGCAGGTCACGTTCTCTATTGACAGCAAAAAAGGACAGGAGCAAGAAAAAGGAGCAGAGAAAGTAGGCGGCGGCATGTTGGTGGAATATAACGAAATTGTCCAGAAACTGAGTGAAGCTTTGCAGTCACTGCAGAAGGACATGCATAAACTAACTGAACAGCAGCAGGAGCTTCTGGGAAACCAAAGACCAAGAAGCTCCCAAAAAGGCACCGCAAAGTCAAGACCCAAAAGTAACACCAAGGCGCCTGCCAAAACCCCTCCTGCCACACCCACAAAGACACCCCCAAGAACCCCTACCAAGAGCACCAGCAAAGCCTGGATGATTCCAAACGGCTCCAAAACCTCTTCTGTGTCTCCGTCGTCCCGACGGACAAACCCTCTCTCTGCAGCTACTTCGCCAAAAACAATGGTCTCCTCCTCCTGTCCTGCCCCCCGCACCAAGATCCACATCTCTTCCACCCCTCGCAGTCCCAAGCACCACCCGAGACCGCAAGCCCATCCACGACCCTCAGAGCTCAAGTTCCCCCCTCTCAATCGTGTTCTGACTCCAACTCGCACTGTGGATACCCTCCCCCACTTGCGAAGAGTGTCGCCCAGCAAGTGTCAAGTGCAGACAACTTCGTCCTTCCGCATCGGCGGACTTCCGGAAGTTTCTCGCCCTGCGCCGCAACCCCAGCATAGCACGTCGGACACGGCGTCTTGCGAGACCCAGTTTAGCCTGGAGCTGGAGCAGGACGATGTTGTGCCCATGCTGCCTCCCCCGAGGGCCACCAGTGGCAGCAGCTCCGGTGCTCCTTCCGAATGCTCTTTCGAGAGCGAGGCTTTATCCATTTCTGCCGCATACAGCGCCGAACGAGACGGAGCGAAAGCTGCCGAGAGGCATTGCGGTATCATCGAAGTGTCGCTGTCCTCCCTCGGAGAAGCGGGGGGAGGCACTGATGAACCTACAGATGAAGGGCGGGATTTTTCTTCCGACTCCATGAGTGACCTACTCGAATCTGCGGCGGAGCCTGGCGTAATCAATTCCGACAGCCCGGAGCAGTTGGATTCAGCCACAGAAGCTGGGAACTCTTCAGACCAACAAACGGAATCCAGTCGCGCCGACGCTGCAGAACCACTTGGAGAAAATGAGATTGGACCCCGAGGAGGGATCGGATTCTACTTTAAGGTGAGTGCTCACAAATGAAGACCAAGAAGAAGCTCTGCAAAACTTTTGTATGCA
It encodes:
- the LOC133152055 gene encoding calmodulin-regulated spectrin-associated protein 3-like — translated: MVDSGPGEATPSTRKPFSVLEIPPLDQFDFGRAKIRANVRWLLCKSYGCAENVPVEMREPLYKDQYDQEHLKPAISELLLSPEIYCKAQALLLQAPGGAPASASQNSPSDHCALLHFLTKKGVAPQVQDVDVTEDDLRCTPIKMKGHLALMDSMMSLAAREIVDRVKMPAGAEQMGVGAPWENALLFWVNRLNQKLKESTEEEETPQGSQQNADVQASQETVPPTRWYWKLVPIRYRKDKVQSKLTPTFPLVSAVKDLANGCAIAAVLHFYCPGLLPLEDVCLKDTMSVADSLYNLHLIKELCESSLQSCCLLSPEDLLYAPPLLHLNIMSFVAELLEWFEVKKPDFVQPIQSIDLTDVSSLAFCTSPVSGNSNSGFIFKHPFVTVPSPLSPENKTWTKKQISHPLSAATFSIPFGLDSDVDIVMGNPIDSVFRSVSTDSLGAGIPATTTLAGITCIPYGPPVSASAPSRGSSWGPYVHPAPLGELPTVEEALQVPPGAKDRNKGRTAVKDVLTARPESRLCPEGAPAVFFLHSPLEDNPQLSHSAPCRSGDIYRPVCGEASRGERKARQTNGAPRDHDGSVDSSEAFDDTPRNAPGNMRPGKSHQGDHSPRMTSFAEQRDGKRRHPVASGEDFASTPTPTTPGTPLTPCTPAGTQSQKDNPGFKVPETGSEAGELGARLEEKRKSIEAQKRRIEAIFAKHRQRLGKTAFLKMKREQGEGGGEGADEDNVSLEERLARIEEQLKKEEEKEKTERAVEKEKAKPSVSNAPRLEKQVTFSIDSKKGQEQEKGAEKVGGGMLVEYNEIVQKLSEALQSLQKDMHKLTEQQQELLGNQRPRSSQKGTAKSRPKSNTKAPAKTPPATPTKTPPRTPTKSTSKAWMIPNGSKTSSVSPSSRRTNPLSAATSPKTMVSSSCPAPRTKIHISSTPRSPKHHPRPQAHPRPSELKFPPLNRVLTPTRTVDTLPHLRRVSPSKCQVQTTSSFRIGGLPEVSRPAPQPQHSTSDTASCETQFSLELEQDDVVPMLPPPRATSGSSSGAPSECSFESEALSISAAYSAERDGAKAAERHCGIIEVSLSSLGEAGGGTDEPTDEGRDFSSDSMSDLLESAAEPGVINSDSPEQLDSATEAGNSSDQQTESSRADAAEPLGENEIGPRGGIGFYFKEDVENEDGMSQRKALLLERQQRRAEELKRRRQEQEHEKRVESSNQTASSPSNTPRVGKTSPCPTSPARRGDFTRAEYARRQQLRIMDDLDKMLQRKSTNLGRSPVKKTRPPRPRSVTREETQLSLSPAKKTTVPKLTKSDSSLNLAAGDNDGDEEVQRKPDLPAGCATPSGLANQNGDWDAGSNGTSPALEHTGLKLFKEPSFKSNKFIIHNALSRCCLAGKVNESQKNKIVEEMEKSPANHFLILFRDASCQFRGVYTANPDSAELVRLTGVGPRTVSSTQVEAMYKYSSDRKQFSAIPSKTLGMSVDAFTIPGYLWHAGGAAATGGGGGSSRRASLAKALVSK